The stretch of DNA GCGCGCCATTCTGGAGCGCCCGGACTGCGGTCTGGAACTGGTCTCGATCAACGATCTGGCCGATGCCAAGGCCAACGCCCTGCTCTTCAAGCGCGACAGCGTGCATGGCACCTTCCCCGGCACCGTCGAGGTGGAGGGCAATGACCTGATCATCAACGGCACCCGCATCCAGGTGACCGCCGAGAAGGACCCCGCCAACCTGCCGCATGCCGCCAATGGCATCGACATCGCCCTGGAGTGCACCGGCTTCTTCGTGGACCGCGAGAGCGCCGGCAAGCACCTGACCGCCGGCGCCAAGCGCGTGCTGATCTCGGCGCCGGGCAAGAAGGTCGATCTGACCGTTGTGTACGGCGTCAACCATGACAAGCTGACCTCGGAGCATCTGATCGTCTCGAACGCCAGCTGCACCACCAACTGCCTGGCCCCCTTCGCCAAGGTGCTGCATGAGGCCATCGGCATCGAGCGTGGCCTGATGACCACGATCCACAGCTACACCAACGATCAGAAGATCCTCGACCAGATCCACAAGGATCCGCGTCGTGCCCGCGCCGCCGCGCTGAACATGATCCCCACCAGCACCGGTGCCGCCGTGGCCGTGGGCGAGGTTCTGCCCGAGCTGAAGGGCAAGCTGGACGGTTCGTCGATCCGCGTGCCGACCCCCAATGTCTCGGTCGTCGATCTGGTCTTCACCCCCAAGCGCGACACCACGCTGGAGGAAGTGAACAGCCTGCTCAAGGCCGCCGCCGAGGGCCCGCTCAAGGGCGTGCTGGGCTACACCGAGGAGCCGCTGGTTTCGGGCGACTTCAACCATGACTCGCACTCCTCGACCATCGACAGCCTGGAAACGGCTGTGCTGGAAGGCAAGATGGTGCGCGTTCTGAGCTGGTACGACAATGAGTGGGGCTTCTCCAACCGCATGGTCGATACGGCCGGCGCGATGGGCAAGCTGCTCTGATCCAAAAGCGGGGCGGGGCGAAAGTCCCGCCCTTTCTCTTTATGGTCCGGGGTTCTAGGCTCCGGATATTTGCTGCTATGTCCTCTCGCGCGGCGAGGGGCTGGGGGAAACGATGGCCAATTTCCGCAAGCTCGACGATCTGGGTGATGTGAAGGGCAAGGTCGTGCTGCTGCGCGTCGACCTGAACCTGCCGATGCAGGATGGCGCCGTCACCGACGACACCCGCGTGCGCGCCGCCGCGCCGACGATCAAGGAACTCTCGCTCAAGGGCGCCAAGGTGCTGCTGCTGGCGCATTTCGGTCGTCCCAAGGGGCTGCGCGATCCCAACCAGTCGCTGTCTCTCGTGCTGGGCGCGGTCGAGAAGGTGCTGGGCCGCGAAGTGATGTTCGTGCCCGAGATTGCGGGCGACATCGTCAAGCAGGCGGTGGGCATTCTGGGCGATGGCGATGTGGCCTGCCTTGAGAACACCCGCTTCTGGCCCGGCGAGGAAAAGAACGATCCCGAGCTGGTGAAGGCCATCGCCGCCAATGGCGACATCTATGTCAACGATGCCTTCTCCGCCGCGCATCGCGCCCATGCCAGCACCGAGGGTCTGGCCCATGTGCTGCCCGCCTATGCCGGTCGCAGCATGCAGGCCGAGCTGGAGGCGCTGGAAAAGGCGCTGGGCAATCCGGTCAAGCCCGTGGCCGCTGTCGTGGGCGGCGCCAAGGTGTCCTCCAAGCTGGACGTGCTGAAGCATCTGGTGACGCAGGTCGATCATCTGGTGATCGG from Novosphingobium sp. encodes:
- a CDS encoding phosphoglycerate kinase encodes the protein MANFRKLDDLGDVKGKVVLLRVDLNLPMQDGAVTDDTRVRAAAPTIKELSLKGAKVLLLAHFGRPKGLRDPNQSLSLVLGAVEKVLGREVMFVPEIAGDIVKQAVGILGDGDVACLENTRFWPGEEKNDPELVKAIAANGDIYVNDAFSAAHRAHASTEGLAHVLPAYAGRSMQAELEALEKALGNPVKPVAAVVGGAKVSSKLDVLKHLVTQVDHLVIGGGMANTFLAARGVDVGKSLCEHDLTGTAEEIMDAADASGCTIHLPYEVVVSKEFAANPPSLRTSNVHEVAADEMILDVGPSAVESVADALKTCKTLVWNGPMGAFETVPFDAATVALAKIAAALTKEGSLVSVAGGGDTVAALHHAGVANDFSYISTAGGAFLEWMEGRELPGVKALEI
- the gap gene encoding type I glyceraldehyde-3-phosphate dehydrogenase; its protein translation is MAVKVAINGFGRIGRNVARAILERPDCGLELVSINDLADAKANALLFKRDSVHGTFPGTVEVEGNDLIINGTRIQVTAEKDPANLPHAANGIDIALECTGFFVDRESAGKHLTAGAKRVLISAPGKKVDLTVVYGVNHDKLTSEHLIVSNASCTTNCLAPFAKVLHEAIGIERGLMTTIHSYTNDQKILDQIHKDPRRARAAALNMIPTSTGAAVAVGEVLPELKGKLDGSSIRVPTPNVSVVDLVFTPKRDTTLEEVNSLLKAAAEGPLKGVLGYTEEPLVSGDFNHDSHSSTIDSLETAVLEGKMVRVLSWYDNEWGFSNRMVDTAGAMGKLL